Genomic segment of Bacteroidales bacterium:
GCGTTTCCCTTGCAGAGCCGGCAAAATGAAAATGAGTAAAAAAATGGATGGAATAGTTTATAGCAATACCTAATATCACAGAACCTGTACCAAGAGCAATAGTCGAAATATGACCTTTCAGCAAATAAACAAGTGCCAATGAAAATAAACCTCCGAATAATACGGGAAGTAAAAGAAATAAAAATGTTCTTTTCTGCCTGAAGAAGTATGCAAAAAACAAAAACAATATTATTAGTGCAGCTCCCATGGTTATTATAGTATCCACAGTTAGTTGACGCGAATTACATACAGATACAGGGGTAGCTCCGAAGGAATGTATTTGCACTACACCTTTGCTGTTCTGTTCTGCAATTATCTGGTCAAGTTTTTTAATAAGTATGGAATTTTTTGATGACTCACTTGCAGAAAACACAGAGCTTAAGAACATCAAAAGATTTTTTTTGTCTTTGCTGAAAATCCTGTCATTAAATAACAAATAATCATTACTTATGTTGGCTGACATGTAGTTTTTGAGTGCAAGGTTTGTAAATCCAAAGGGGTCCCGGGTTATATATTTTTTTGTAGCAAAGCCAGCGAATGAAACCAACATTTTATAATTAGCATCTAATACGGCAGATACATTTTCAGGGGTAATAAGCTTTTCAATATGTTCATAATCCTTTTTTTCGAGAAAAAAAGGCAAATTCCTGTATATCATTTCATACGTTTCTGCCGCAAAGCTGTCAGAAACACTATATATCAATTCCCTGGCATGTTCAGGGATAAGCTGTTGTTTTATTTTCTCAGAAACTTCATCAGCAGAATAAATCAAATTATTGACGGCAACTGTTGAAGTGTCGTTGGTGCTAAAAATAATAACAATCTTATCGTTGGATTTAATTTTATCAAAGATTAACCTTTGATCTTTGAGTGCCTCATCATGCGAAAATAATTCAAAAATATCTTCATTTAAATATAAACGAGATGACAGAAATGAAAACAAAGCTACCAAAAGAAATATCAAAATAAACAGCAAATGTTTCCGCCCTTTAAAGAAATCATATATTTTTAAAAAAATAACCGACAAAACAATATTTTTTAATAATTAATTTCCTGTCTTTTTTTGCAATGTAACTTTTTTTCTGAAAAACCTTAACAATATGTAAGTAACTATTCCGATTACTAAGGATGTGATGGTTGCAAGAATAAAACTTCCAATGACATACTGAATGATATTTATCTTTATCGAATGAAGCCCGATATTCTGAGAGTATTCAAGGGAAACGGCATCATAATGGTATGCATATCCCCCAATGATATAGCTTAAATAAATTACAACAGGAATCATGGGAGGTACACTGATATTTGTTGCTACAACAGAAAGAACTTTATTCAACTTAAACAAAAAAGCGAGCAACAATGCCAGACCCCATTGCCATCCCCATACAGGCGCTATACCTGAAAAAACACCCACCATCACGGAAGCAGCAATTTTAAAATTTGAATCGTTACTATTGACAACATATTTCTGTAGAAATGTCTTTACTTTTTCTTTCTTAAGCGAATTAATAAAAGAAAATGGTTTGATGAAAAGGAATGCAATCAACACCAAAAATGTATTTAATATTGAAATGCGAAAAAAATCCCAAAATGGCCTGAAATGAGAAATGCGTTCCTCTTTTGGGTAGTAAACAACATTTATAGGAAGATGAATTATATTTACCCCTGACCATGCAGCTCTTACCAAAACTTCAACT
This window contains:
- a CDS encoding DUF2062 domain-containing protein yields the protein MTELANNKALFDEMKCCVVVPTYNNVQTLGKVIDGILKYTDNVIVVNDGSTDETVQILQGYNHLNIISYTKNKGKGYALRKAFKQACLQGYMYCITLDSDGQHSPDDLMLFIEKIKEEPEALIIGSRNMKSINMPGKNSFANKFSNFWFYIETGRKIPDTQSGYRAYPLFLLNKKHYFGLKYEFEVEVLVRAAWSGVNIIHLPINVVYYPKEERISHFRPFWDFFRISILNTFLVLIAFLFIKPFSFINSLKKEKVKTFLQKYVVNSNDSNFKIAASVMVGVFSGIAPVWGWQWGLALLLAFLFKLNKVLSVVATNISVPPMIPVVIYLSYIIGGYAYHYDAVSLEYSQNIGLHSIKINIIQYVIGSFILATITSLVIGIVTYILLRFFRKKVTLQKKTGN